Proteins encoded by one window of Chryseobacterium foetidum:
- a CDS encoding ligase-associated DNA damage response exonuclease, which yields MKLITFTNKGIYCPQGKFYIDPWRPVDYAVITHGHADHARWGMKKYLCHHFTKPILHQRISPDIECQTLQYGEVLDINGVKLSMHPAGHIIGSAQIRLEYRGYVSVISGDYKVQDDGLSTPFELVKCNEFVTESTFGLPIYNWLEVEDLNKKLQNWVLRNQENQKTSVFIGYSLGKAQRIMKAVEGMGKIHVHYSIGKLNKAFEEVGIVLPDYEVPDFRESIKHVAGDIVIVPPALVDSNVIKKIPDAATAICSGWMQVRGARRWRSMDAGFPMSDHADWKGLLQAIKATEAEIVHVTHGQTEVFSKYLNEIGIKSDVVETLYGDDDEEVVEKEVATK from the coding sequence TTGAAACTCATTACATTCACAAACAAAGGTATTTACTGTCCGCAGGGGAAATTTTATATTGACCCTTGGAGACCCGTAGATTATGCGGTCATTACGCACGGACACGCCGATCACGCCCGTTGGGGAATGAAAAAATACCTTTGTCACCATTTCACAAAACCGATTTTACATCAAAGAATTTCCCCGGATATCGAATGTCAAACCTTGCAGTACGGTGAGGTTTTAGACATTAACGGCGTCAAACTTTCAATGCATCCGGCTGGTCATATTATTGGTTCGGCTCAGATTCGTCTGGAATACAGAGGTTACGTGAGCGTAATTTCAGGAGATTATAAAGTGCAGGATGATGGATTGAGTACACCTTTTGAGTTGGTGAAATGCAATGAATTTGTTACTGAAAGTACATTCGGACTTCCCATTTACAACTGGCTTGAAGTTGAGGACTTGAATAAAAAACTCCAAAATTGGGTTCTAAGAAATCAGGAAAATCAAAAGACTTCTGTTTTCATCGGTTATTCTTTGGGGAAAGCTCAAAGAATTATGAAAGCGGTTGAAGGAATGGGAAAAATTCACGTCCACTACTCGATTGGAAAATTGAATAAGGCTTTTGAAGAGGTTGGAATCGTACTTCCTGATTATGAAGTTCCTGATTTCAGGGAAAGTATCAAGCATGTTGCCGGCGATATTGTCATTGTTCCGCCAGCTTTGGTGGACAGCAATGTGATTAAGAAAATTCCTGATGCGGCGACAGCCATTTGCTCAGGTTGGATGCAGGTTCGTGGTGCCAGAAGATGGCGAAGTATGGATGCCGGTTTCCCGATGAGCGACCACGCCGACTGGAAAGGATTATTGCAAGCCATCAAAGCTACAGAAGCTGAAATCGTTCACGTTACACACGGCCAGACCGAAGTTTTTTCGAAATATTTAAATGAAATTGGAATCAAGTCTGATGTTGTGGAAACTTTGTATGGCGATGATGATGAGGAAGTTGTTGAGAAAGAAGTTGCGACAAAATAA